From the genome of Thermoflexus hugenholtzii, one region includes:
- a CDS encoding Uma2 family endonuclease, whose amino-acid sequence MAAQAALRKFTVDEYHRLAETGILSEDDRVELIEGVLIQMPPIRSAHAGGVDRLTMWLAPALRGRCIVRVQSPIRLGPYSEPQPDLALLRPREDFYAASHPGPADVLLVIEVAESSADYDRTHKLPLYGRAGIPEAWVVDLAREEVVVGRDPSPEGYRTLQVARRGETLTPLAFPDLILSVDEILG is encoded by the coding sequence ATGGCCGCGCAGGCCGCTCTTCGCAAGTTCACGGTGGACGAATACCATCGGCTGGCTGAAACGGGCATCCTCTCTGAGGACGATCGAGTGGAGCTCATCGAGGGGGTTCTGATTCAGATGCCTCCCATCCGCAGCGCGCACGCCGGAGGGGTTGACCGCTTAACCATGTGGCTGGCGCCTGCCCTCCGAGGGCGGTGCATTGTTCGTGTGCAAAGCCCCATCCGCCTGGGCCCTTATTCAGAGCCCCAGCCGGACCTGGCGTTGCTACGGCCGCGGGAGGATTTCTATGCCGCTTCCCATCCCGGGCCCGCGGACGTGTTGCTGGTCATCGAGGTGGCCGAATCCTCCGCGGACTACGACCGAACCCACAAGCTCCCCCTTTACGGCCGGGCCGGCATCCCGGAGGCTTGGGTGGTGGACCTGGCCCGGGAGGAGGTTGTGGTGGGCCGGGATCCCTCCCCGGAGGGCTATCGCACCCTTCAGGTGGCCCGGCGGGGGGAAACCCTCACTCCCCTTGCCTTCCCCGATCTCATCCTCTCTGTGGATGAGATCCTGGGATAG
- a CDS encoding class I SAM-dependent rRNA methyltransferase, with the protein MALPRGSARLYLKPGHDRPVRRHHPWIFSGAMGRLEGPVEDGGLVEIFSFEGEWLARGYLNRRSQILARLLTWDPQEAVEEAFWRRRLARAAQAREALGLQAHTTAYRLVFAESDGLPGLIVDRYNEFLVLQSLTLGIERWKPLIVELLREMFRPRGIYERSDVDVREKEGLPPRCGLLAGEAPPERLIITEHGHRFYVDLARGHKTGFYLDQRENRRRAAAYLSGAEEALNAFSYTGAFAVYALAAGTRRVVNVDTSAEALRLAAENLRLNGFGEDRFENVEGDAFQVLRRFVTEGRRFDAVILDPPKFAYSQAHLNRAARGYKDINLQALRLIRPGGLLITFSCSGLVSPELFQKIVFAAAEDAGREVQILEKLSQGPDHPIRLSFPESEYLKGLICRVW; encoded by the coding sequence ATGGCGCTTCCCCGGGGATCCGCGCGCCTGTATCTGAAGCCGGGGCACGACCGGCCGGTCCGCCGCCATCACCCCTGGATCTTCTCCGGCGCCATGGGGCGTCTGGAGGGCCCGGTGGAGGACGGGGGCCTGGTGGAGATCTTCTCCTTCGAGGGGGAATGGCTGGCCCGGGGCTACCTCAACCGCCGCTCCCAGATCCTGGCCCGCCTGCTCACCTGGGACCCCCAGGAGGCGGTGGAGGAGGCCTTCTGGCGCCGGCGCCTGGCGCGGGCGGCCCAGGCCCGCGAGGCCCTCGGCTTGCAAGCCCACACCACCGCCTACCGCCTGGTCTTCGCCGAGAGCGATGGGCTGCCCGGCCTGATCGTGGACCGCTACAACGAGTTCCTGGTCCTCCAGTCCCTCACCCTGGGCATCGAACGCTGGAAGCCCCTCATCGTCGAGCTGCTTCGGGAGATGTTCCGGCCGCGGGGCATCTACGAGCGCAGCGATGTGGACGTGCGGGAGAAAGAGGGGTTGCCGCCGCGTTGCGGGCTCCTGGCCGGCGAAGCCCCGCCCGAGCGGCTGATCATCACCGAGCATGGGCATCGCTTCTACGTGGACCTGGCGCGGGGGCACAAGACCGGCTTCTATCTGGATCAGCGGGAGAACCGCCGACGGGCGGCCGCTTACCTGAGCGGCGCGGAGGAGGCCCTCAACGCCTTCTCTTACACCGGGGCCTTCGCCGTCTACGCCCTGGCCGCCGGGACCCGCCGCGTGGTGAACGTGGACACCTCGGCGGAGGCCCTGCGCCTGGCGGCGGAGAACCTGCGCCTCAACGGCTTTGGGGAGGACCGCTTCGAGAACGTGGAGGGGGACGCTTTTCAGGTGCTGCGGCGCTTCGTCACCGAGGGGCGGCGGTTCGACGCCGTCATCCTGGATCCCCCCAAGTTCGCCTACTCCCAGGCGCATCTGAACCGCGCCGCCCGCGGCTACAAGGACATCAACCTGCAGGCCCTGCGCCTGATCCGCCCGGGTGGGCTCCTGATCACCTTCTCATGCTCCGGCCTGGTCTCCCCGGAGCTCTTCCAGAAGATCGTCTTCGCCGCCGCGGAGGACGCCGGGCGCGAGGTCCAGATCCTCGAGAAGCTCTCCCAGGGACCCGATCATCCCATCCGCCTCTCGTTCCCCGAGTCCGAATACCTCAAAGGCCTGATCTGCCGGGTCTGGTGA
- a CDS encoding AarF/ABC1/UbiB kinase family protein, with product MVYARFFRVLGFALRLLAHGVWWELLLRRLRPAWVRETAPARYRRWAAAFGDLAVELGGALIKLGQFLSARVDLLPDFVTEELARLQDEVPAEPFERIRPLLEAELGEPLEAAFRAFEAVAIAGASLGQVHRAWLPDGTPVMVKVQRPGIERLLAADLAALQVVVRALSLYPPLRRRVDLDRLLQEFSRTLWMELDYLAEARNAERFARNFAGDPGVRIPRPFWSHTRRRVLVLEDVTAIKITDLEAIEAAGISRSEVARRLYQVYLKQVFEDGFFHADPHPGNLFVAPLEGEGSGGSGRPFRLHFVDFGMVGWISPEARRWLREAAIGLGTRDAGRIVRAMDALGFLLPEADRTLVRRAVERLLDRIWGLSMRALREWSLTEVETLFLEFRELLLRFPFQIPQDFLLLGRTLGLLAGLVTRLDPEFNVFEEAEPFARRLLEEEPWGWVEQILEAAWGILRTPLDLQRFLERSLRGELQWRVTFPEARETLSLIAEGFQRLIWQLTGLVWVMMGLFAGLNHQPALAGVLLGIGGLWLLWGLRPLRWRRGGGG from the coding sequence ATGGTCTACGCGCGGTTCTTCCGGGTGCTGGGGTTCGCTCTCCGGCTGCTGGCGCATGGGGTGTGGTGGGAGCTTCTTCTACGGCGGTTGCGCCCGGCCTGGGTCCGGGAGACGGCGCCGGCGCGCTACCGGCGCTGGGCGGCCGCGTTCGGGGATTTGGCGGTGGAGCTGGGCGGTGCGCTGATCAAGCTGGGTCAGTTCCTGAGCGCACGGGTGGATCTCCTGCCGGACTTCGTGACCGAGGAGCTGGCCCGGCTCCAGGATGAGGTGCCGGCTGAGCCCTTCGAGCGGATCCGTCCGTTGCTGGAGGCCGAGCTGGGGGAGCCGCTGGAAGCGGCCTTCCGGGCTTTCGAGGCCGTCGCCATCGCGGGAGCCTCCCTGGGTCAGGTCCACCGGGCGTGGCTCCCGGATGGGACGCCGGTGATGGTGAAGGTGCAGCGGCCGGGCATCGAGCGGCTGCTGGCGGCGGATCTCGCCGCGTTGCAGGTGGTGGTCCGCGCCCTTTCCCTTTACCCTCCGTTGCGCCGGCGGGTGGATCTGGATCGCCTGCTTCAGGAATTCAGCCGCACGCTGTGGATGGAGCTGGATTATCTGGCGGAGGCGCGGAACGCGGAGCGGTTCGCCCGCAACTTCGCCGGGGATCCCGGGGTTCGCATCCCACGGCCTTTCTGGTCCCACACCCGTCGGCGCGTCCTGGTGCTGGAGGATGTGACGGCCATCAAGATCACGGATCTGGAGGCTATCGAGGCGGCCGGCATCTCCCGCTCGGAGGTGGCGCGGCGGCTTTATCAGGTCTATTTGAAGCAGGTCTTCGAGGATGGCTTCTTCCACGCCGATCCGCATCCGGGCAATCTCTTCGTGGCGCCGCTGGAGGGGGAGGGATCTGGGGGAAGCGGACGCCCGTTCCGTCTGCACTTTGTGGACTTCGGCATGGTGGGGTGGATCTCCCCGGAGGCCCGCCGGTGGCTGCGGGAGGCGGCCATCGGTCTGGGGACCCGGGACGCGGGGCGGATCGTGCGCGCGATGGACGCGCTGGGGTTTCTGCTGCCGGAAGCGGATCGGACGCTCGTGCGCCGGGCGGTGGAACGGCTGCTGGATCGGATCTGGGGTCTTTCGATGAGAGCGCTGCGGGAATGGTCACTCACGGAGGTGGAGACGCTCTTTCTGGAGTTCCGCGAGCTGCTCCTGCGCTTCCCCTTTCAGATCCCCCAGGATTTTCTGTTGCTCGGGCGCACCCTGGGGTTGCTGGCGGGGCTGGTCACCCGGCTGGATCCGGAGTTCAACGTGTTTGAAGAGGCGGAGCCCTTCGCGCGGCGCCTGCTGGAAGAGGAGCCGTGGGGATGGGTGGAGCAGATCCTTGAGGCGGCGTGGGGGATCCTGCGGACCCCCCTGGATCTCCAGCGGTTCCTGGAGCGCTCGCTGCGCGGGGAGCTGCAGTGGCGGGTGACGTTCCCGGAAGCGCGGGAGACCCTTTCTCTGATCGCGGAGGGGTTCCAGCGGCTGATCTGGCAGCTCACCGGATTGGTCTGGGTGATGATGGGCCTGTTCGCCGGGTTGAACCATCAACCCGCCCTGGCTGGGGTGCTGCTCGGGATCGGTGGGCTATGGTTGTTATGGGGGCTGCGCCCGTTGCGCTGGCGTCGTGGAGGGGGAGGGTAG
- a CDS encoding tyrosine-type recombinase/integrase, with protein MTEGPSLRRIVSVFLEALAARYGRRPRTIQTYRSALQRFLEYLTDIDLDPEHQTPEALDPAHVRDFIPYLEDRYRREGRTLPSATRQTYLAALVSWVHFLLDEGLWTLPAEEARRLIRELHAQRGRSTPPLPRLPREELLKALLQAARARPSSPSPRHELRRLRDLALVLVLRSSGIRVGELVALRRGDFDPAQGILWIRHGKGGKERLAFLDEAAVRALQAYLQARDAGVRGKGRDHLPLFARHDKGAGAVVRPLTPEGVRRALAALAREAGLEEPLTPHQFRHYFATRVLEATGDLAAVQDLLGHASPTTTRRYARVSPRRLRAVHRQAFEGPEPSEG; from the coding sequence ATGACCGAGGGGCCGAGCCTGCGCCGGATCGTTTCGGTTTTCCTGGAAGCCCTGGCCGCCCGCTACGGCCGGCGTCCCCGAACCATCCAGACTTACCGAAGCGCCCTTCAGCGCTTCCTGGAATACCTCACCGACATCGATCTGGATCCCGAACACCAGACGCCCGAGGCGCTGGACCCCGCCCACGTGCGGGATTTCATCCCTTACCTGGAAGATCGCTACCGCCGGGAAGGCCGGACGCTGCCGTCGGCCACCCGCCAGACTTACCTGGCCGCACTGGTCAGCTGGGTCCACTTCCTCCTCGATGAGGGACTGTGGACGCTGCCCGCCGAGGAGGCGCGACGCCTGATCCGAGAGCTGCACGCCCAGCGCGGGCGATCCACCCCTCCCCTGCCCCGTCTGCCCCGCGAGGAGCTCCTGAAGGCCTTGCTCCAGGCCGCTCGCGCCCGCCCTTCCTCCCCTTCCCCCCGCCACGAACTCCGCCGCCTCCGGGACCTGGCCCTGGTGCTGGTCCTGCGCAGCAGCGGGATCCGGGTCGGCGAGCTGGTGGCGCTGCGACGAGGCGATTTCGACCCCGCCCAGGGGATCCTCTGGATCCGCCACGGCAAGGGAGGCAAAGAGCGCCTCGCCTTCCTGGACGAGGCCGCCGTCCGCGCCCTCCAGGCTTACCTGCAGGCGCGCGACGCGGGAGTCCGCGGGAAGGGCCGCGATCACCTCCCCCTCTTCGCACGCCATGACAAAGGGGCCGGCGCCGTCGTCCGCCCCCTGACCCCCGAAGGAGTCCGCCGCGCCCTGGCGGCTCTGGCCCGGGAGGCGGGGCTGGAGGAACCCCTCACGCCCCATCAGTTCCGCCACTACTTCGCCACGCGCGTCCTGGAGGCCACCGGAGACCTGGCCGCGGTGCAGGACCTCCTGGGCCACGCCTCTCCCACCACCACCCGCCGCTACGCCCGGGTCTCCCCCCGACGCCTGCGCGCCGTCCACCGCCAGGCCTTCGAGGGCCCCGAGCCCTCCGAGGGCTGA
- a CDS encoding recombinase family protein, with amino-acid sequence MDWRPGLEEHPELLLKPQEAARLLGVTERCLRRWAQEGRIRAVRTAGGHYRYPLDSVLQIIGSSPQSSPERTAALYARAACRREIERQLGVLRKAADVMGYAVLYEDYDLRGGDRIGEGLQRLILLGRRGLFRALMVTSYSRVSWLGVVDPRFLHLVFMLMGVPLVVVNPSREFGSPAELLLDFIEIHERMAESLPSEARKMNREILQALRILQRRHRIRWEEE; translated from the coding sequence ATGGACTGGCGGCCTGGCCTGGAGGAGCACCCCGAGCTTCTTCTGAAGCCTCAGGAAGCGGCCCGGCTTTTGGGGGTGACGGAGCGTTGCCTGAGGAGATGGGCGCAGGAGGGTCGGATCCGGGCGGTTCGGACTGCGGGCGGGCATTATCGTTATCCGCTCGATTCGGTGTTGCAAATCATTGGTTCCTCCCCTCAATCGTCTCCTGAGCGCACGGCCGCGCTGTATGCCCGCGCTGCCTGCCGCCGCGAGATCGAGCGTCAGCTGGGTGTTTTGCGGAAGGCGGCCGATGTGATGGGTTATGCGGTCCTCTATGAGGACTATGATCTTCGGGGTGGGGATCGGATCGGAGAGGGTTTGCAGCGTTTGATCCTTCTGGGGCGTCGGGGGCTTTTCCGGGCGTTGATGGTGACCTCTTACAGCCGCGTGAGCTGGCTGGGGGTGGTGGATCCTCGCTTCCTTCATCTGGTGTTCATGCTGATGGGCGTGCCGCTGGTGGTGGTGAATCCCTCCAGGGAGTTCGGATCCCCGGCGGAGTTGCTGCTGGACTTCATTGAGATCCACGAGCGGATGGCGGAGTCGCTTCCGTCGGAAGCTCGGAAGATGAACCGGGAGATCCTCCAGGCGCTGCGGATCCTCCAGCGTCGGCATCGGATCCGGTGGGAGGAGGAGTGA
- the radC gene encoding DNA repair protein RadC, with amino-acid sequence MLWLTIKDLPVEERPRERLLQHGPAALSAAELLAILLRTGRRGENALQLAHRILQHCEGLSGLGRIPAHELARIPGVGLAKAAQIQAALELGRRVAAAAPEERPFVRSAHEAYMLLADMADLEQETLRTILLDTRGRVVAIPTIYVGNVNTTLVRPAEVFREAIRRNAVSLILAHNHPSGDPTPSPEDIALTRDLIAAGQLLGIRVLDHLIIGRGRYISLRERGLSFNAPSSPHPGSGT; translated from the coding sequence ATCCTGTGGCTCACCATCAAGGATCTCCCGGTCGAGGAGCGACCCCGGGAGCGACTGTTGCAACACGGTCCGGCCGCGCTGTCCGCAGCGGAACTGCTGGCGATCCTGCTGCGCACCGGGCGCCGTGGGGAGAACGCCCTGCAACTGGCGCATCGTATCCTGCAGCACTGCGAGGGATTGAGCGGGCTGGGGCGGATCCCGGCCCATGAGCTGGCCCGGATCCCGGGGGTTGGCCTCGCGAAGGCGGCCCAGATCCAGGCCGCCCTGGAGCTGGGCCGGCGCGTCGCCGCCGCCGCTCCGGAGGAGCGCCCCTTCGTTCGCTCCGCGCATGAGGCTTATATGTTGCTGGCGGACATGGCGGACCTGGAGCAGGAAACCCTGCGGACCATCTTGCTGGACACCCGGGGGCGGGTGGTGGCGATCCCGACGATCTATGTAGGGAACGTGAACACCACCCTCGTGCGGCCGGCGGAGGTGTTTCGGGAGGCCATCCGGCGCAACGCGGTCTCCCTGATCCTGGCCCACAACCATCCCTCGGGGGATCCCACGCCCTCTCCAGAGGACATCGCGCTCACGCGGGATCTCATCGCGGCAGGGCAGCTGCTGGGGATCCGGGTGCTGGATCACCTGATCATTGGGCGCGGCCGATATATCAGCCTGAGGGAGCGAGGCCTATCCTTCAACGCTCCATCCTCTCCTCATCCCGGTTCAGGAACCTGA
- a CDS encoding pyridoxal-phosphate dependent enzyme translates to MDIRCARCHRTASYDPSVWRCPCGGPWEPIRPLPFDHRAIQPHRPGIWRYADLWPSALRPLSLGEGWTPLIPLHRVDPRLWAKLDYLMPTGSYKDRGTATGLSALLTRGVDEVMDDSSGNAGASLAAYAARAGIRATLFVPAHAAPAKKAQMQRMGARLVEVPGPRAQATAALMETLKEGGIYASHVYNPFILLGLAAAAWEIWEQLGRSPDAVIAPLGHGMLFLGLFLGFEALQAAGYIERLPRLYGVQAEACAPLARAFAAGAEDPVPVVEGETIAEGVRIASPPRGREILQAARITGGAILTVTEEEIRAAQAALAGQGLFVEPTGALSMAAWPRAVQDTDRAVVLMLTGSGLKTQQ, encoded by the coding sequence ATGGACATCCGATGCGCTCGCTGTCACCGCACCGCTTCGTATGATCCATCCGTCTGGCGCTGCCCGTGCGGAGGTCCATGGGAGCCCATCCGCCCGCTCCCCTTCGACCACCGGGCCATCCAGCCTCATCGGCCCGGGATCTGGCGCTACGCGGACCTGTGGCCCTCCGCACTACGCCCCCTCAGCCTGGGGGAAGGGTGGACCCCGTTGATCCCGCTGCACCGGGTGGATCCCCGACTGTGGGCCAAGCTGGATTACCTGATGCCTACCGGATCGTATAAGGATCGGGGGACCGCCACCGGCCTGAGCGCTCTGCTCACGCGAGGCGTGGACGAAGTGATGGATGATTCCTCCGGCAACGCCGGGGCCTCCCTGGCTGCCTACGCCGCCCGGGCCGGGATCCGGGCCACCCTCTTCGTCCCGGCCCACGCCGCGCCGGCCAAGAAGGCCCAGATGCAACGCATGGGCGCCCGATTGGTGGAAGTCCCCGGCCCCCGGGCCCAGGCCACCGCCGCGTTGATGGAAACGCTGAAGGAAGGCGGCATCTACGCCAGCCACGTTTACAACCCCTTCATCCTCCTGGGATTGGCCGCGGCGGCGTGGGAGATCTGGGAACAGCTCGGGCGCAGCCCCGACGCGGTGATCGCTCCCCTCGGGCACGGGATGCTCTTCCTGGGGCTCTTCCTCGGGTTCGAGGCCCTCCAGGCCGCCGGCTACATCGAGCGCCTCCCCCGGCTCTACGGCGTCCAGGCCGAGGCCTGCGCTCCGCTGGCCCGCGCCTTCGCCGCCGGAGCCGAAGATCCGGTCCCCGTGGTGGAAGGAGAAACCATCGCGGAAGGCGTGCGGATCGCCTCGCCGCCTCGAGGCCGGGAGATCCTGCAAGCCGCTCGGATCACCGGAGGAGCCATCCTGACGGTGACGGAGGAAGAGATCCGAGCCGCCCAGGCCGCGCTGGCGGGCCAGGGGTTGTTCGTGGAACCCACCGGCGCCCTCAGCATGGCCGCATGGCCCCGCGCCGTCCAGGACACCGATCGAGCCGTGGTCCTGATGCTGACCGGAAGCGGCCTGAAAACGCAACAGTAG
- a CDS encoding PIG-L deacetylase family protein, translating into MRILVVMAHPDDPEFAAGGTIARWTQEGHEVIYCLATRGDKGSQDPTMTPERLAAIREAEQRQAAALLGVREVLFLDYMDGMLEPNLSLRRDIVRVIRRYRPEIVVTMDPETLIRGDRYINHNDHRAIGLATLDAIFPAAGNPMYFPELLREGLEPHRVREVYLSTTERANHWVDITDVFDRKLAALRCHASQIPDPAALERRLRERLRREVDGKEILAEGFRRIVLEG; encoded by the coding sequence ATGCGCATCCTGGTGGTGATGGCGCATCCCGATGATCCCGAATTCGCCGCCGGCGGGACCATCGCCCGCTGGACCCAGGAAGGACACGAGGTGATCTACTGTCTGGCCACCCGGGGCGACAAAGGCAGTCAGGATCCCACGATGACCCCGGAGCGCCTGGCCGCCATCCGGGAGGCCGAGCAACGACAGGCCGCCGCCCTCCTCGGCGTGCGCGAGGTCCTCTTCCTGGACTACATGGACGGCATGCTGGAGCCGAACCTCTCCCTGCGCCGCGACATCGTGCGGGTGATCCGCCGCTACCGGCCGGAGATCGTGGTGACCATGGACCCGGAGACCCTCATCCGGGGGGATCGCTACATCAACCACAACGATCACCGGGCCATCGGGCTGGCCACCCTGGACGCCATCTTCCCCGCGGCCGGGAACCCGATGTATTTCCCGGAGCTGCTCCGAGAAGGCCTGGAGCCCCACCGGGTGCGAGAGGTGTATCTCTCCACCACCGAACGCGCCAACCACTGGGTGGACATCACGGACGTCTTCGATCGGAAGCTCGCCGCCCTGCGCTGCCACGCCAGCCAGATCCCGGATCCCGCCGCGCTGGAGCGGCGCCTGCGGGAACGGCTGCGCCGCGAGGTGGACGGCAAAGAGATCCTGGCCGAAGGATTCCGCCGCATCGTGCTGGAAGGGTAG
- a CDS encoding peroxiredoxin → MTALQIGDPAPLIFGTTLNGEPYLEDPQGVRHILLLAFFKESCAASRRILPALERLHQAYRTNHWRLLGIGQDPPETLQEMARKFQISFPLIADRDFQTSRSYRLTHVPTLFLISPGGRIQRILIGFHREELEDLSRALARSLSQEPQPITRAEDPPLQPA, encoded by the coding sequence ATGACCGCGCTGCAAATCGGAGATCCTGCGCCGCTGATCTTCGGAACCACCCTAAACGGCGAGCCCTACCTGGAGGACCCCCAGGGGGTTCGCCACATCCTGCTTCTCGCCTTCTTCAAAGAATCGTGCGCCGCCTCCCGACGGATCCTGCCCGCTCTGGAACGCCTCCACCAGGCATACCGCACCAATCACTGGCGGCTGCTGGGGATCGGACAGGATCCGCCTGAAACCCTTCAGGAGATGGCGCGGAAATTCCAGATCTCCTTTCCCCTCATCGCAGACCGGGATTTCCAGACCTCCCGGTCCTACCGGCTCACCCACGTGCCGACCCTCTTCCTGATCTCGCCCGGCGGTCGGATCCAGCGGATCCTGATCGGCTTCCATCGGGAGGAGCTGGAAGACCTCTCCCGCGCCCTGGCGCGCTCGCTGAGCCAGGAGCCCCAACCCATCACCCGGGCGGAGGATCCACCCCTCCAGCCCGCCTGA
- a CDS encoding pyruvate dehydrogenase complex E1 component subunit beta: MGRFRSAEELYTLLDALFHRLRAIPEIRQALTASPMIVRFRFHDPTGEVTIDLRQDPPQWTFGPSDLPADVEMIQSADTAHRFWMGQLNVPQAIATRQIIARGNIPKALRLLPALRPAFQVYPQVLRELGMTHLLEEPSPTPRRRFPRLRLSLPWRARPEVALPPPLLWSIPLVDAEAVEPMPPPPRPHPLPEDPIALRREMLRRMLLIRAFEETLAAEFARGAIPAETIHLSTGQEAVAVGVAFALRPTDWMTTTHRGHGHMLAKGADLDGMMAEIFGKAEGLCKGKGGSMHVTDAGIGALGANGIVGASLVIGAGAALAAKLRGEDRVVVAFCGDGATNQGMFHEALNFAAVFQLPLIVVIENNQYAEFTPLARHTRVTRLADRAAAYGIPGVHVDGNDVWAVYEATREAVARARQGEGPTLIEALTYRWRGHSEGEGAVYRSAAEVEAWKARDPIRRWRERLEAEGLLTPSEAQAIEAEAWQRVQEAAERARRGTEPPPEALTEDLYAPEPAWLYGQGPMILRPSGRTRERSTAEALREALAEEMARDPRVFLLGEDVTTGGYFGVTTGLGEEFPGRVLDTPISESAIIGAAVGAAMAGMRPVAEIEFADFLTCAMDGLVNQAAKIRYMSGGQYALPLVVRTPAGGGIGMAAQHSQSLEPLLTGVPGLIVVAPGTPADAKGLLKAAIRSNNPVVFFENKLLYAEVGPVPEGEWIVPLGVAEVKRPGRDVTVVSIGAVLSRVLEAAAELAREGIEAEIVDVRTLVPLDLRTILAAVARTRRLVVVEDAPLTHGFGAEVIARVSEAAWGLLRAAPRRVAGQDVPIPYNRTLERLALPDAPRIAEAVREVLR; encoded by the coding sequence ATGGGCCGCTTCCGCTCGGCGGAAGAACTTTACACCCTCCTCGACGCCCTCTTCCACCGCCTGCGCGCCATCCCCGAAATCCGTCAGGCCCTCACCGCCAGCCCCATGATCGTCCGCTTCCGCTTCCACGACCCCACCGGCGAGGTCACCATCGACCTGCGCCAGGATCCCCCCCAATGGACCTTCGGCCCCAGCGATCTCCCCGCCGACGTGGAGATGATCCAGTCCGCCGACACCGCCCACCGCTTCTGGATGGGCCAGCTGAACGTCCCCCAGGCCATCGCCACCCGCCAGATCATCGCCCGGGGCAACATCCCCAAGGCCCTCCGCCTCCTCCCCGCCCTGCGACCCGCCTTCCAGGTCTACCCCCAGGTGCTGCGAGAACTCGGGATGACCCACCTGCTGGAAGAGCCCTCCCCGACCCCTCGAAGGCGCTTCCCACGCCTTCGGCTGTCCCTTCCATGGCGCGCCCGTCCGGAGGTCGCCCTTCCCCCACCGTTGCTCTGGTCCATCCCTCTGGTCGACGCGGAAGCCGTGGAGCCGATGCCGCCGCCTCCCCGCCCCCACCCCCTGCCGGAGGACCCCATCGCCCTCCGTCGGGAGATGCTCCGGCGCATGTTGCTCATCCGCGCCTTCGAGGAGACCCTGGCCGCGGAGTTCGCCCGCGGGGCCATCCCCGCGGAAACCATCCACCTCTCCACCGGCCAGGAAGCCGTCGCCGTGGGCGTGGCCTTCGCCCTCCGGCCGACGGACTGGATGACCACCACCCATCGCGGCCACGGTCATATGCTCGCCAAGGGCGCTGACCTGGATGGGATGATGGCGGAGATCTTCGGCAAGGCCGAGGGGCTGTGCAAGGGGAAGGGCGGCTCCATGCACGTCACCGACGCGGGGATCGGCGCCCTGGGCGCCAACGGCATCGTCGGCGCCTCCCTGGTCATCGGCGCCGGCGCCGCCCTGGCCGCGAAGCTGCGCGGCGAGGACCGGGTGGTCGTCGCCTTCTGCGGGGATGGAGCCACGAACCAGGGGATGTTCCACGAGGCCCTGAACTTCGCCGCCGTCTTCCAGCTCCCCCTCATCGTGGTGATCGAGAACAACCAGTATGCGGAGTTCACCCCCCTGGCCCGGCACACCCGGGTGACCCGCCTCGCGGATCGCGCTGCCGCCTATGGGATCCCCGGGGTGCACGTGGACGGCAACGATGTCTGGGCGGTGTATGAGGCCACCCGGGAGGCCGTGGCCCGAGCCCGCCAGGGAGAAGGACCCACCCTGATCGAGGCCCTCACCTACCGCTGGCGTGGCCACAGCGAAGGGGAAGGCGCCGTCTATCGCTCGGCCGCGGAGGTCGAGGCCTGGAAAGCCCGGGATCCCATCCGCCGCTGGCGGGAGCGCCTGGAGGCGGAAGGGCTGCTGACCCCATCGGAAGCCCAGGCCATCGAAGCCGAGGCCTGGCAACGGGTTCAGGAGGCGGCGGAGCGGGCCCGACGCGGGACGGAACCCCCTCCCGAGGCCCTTACGGAGGATCTTTACGCCCCGGAGCCCGCGTGGCTTTACGGGCAGGGCCCGATGATCCTCCGGCCCAGCGGGAGGACCCGGGAACGCTCCACCGCCGAGGCGTTGCGCGAAGCGCTGGCGGAGGAGATGGCCCGGGATCCCCGCGTGTTCCTGCTCGGGGAAGACGTCACCACCGGAGGCTACTTCGGCGTCACTACCGGGCTGGGCGAGGAGTTCCCCGGTCGGGTGCTGGACACGCCCATCAGCGAGAGCGCCATCATCGGGGCCGCCGTCGGGGCGGCCATGGCCGGCATGCGCCCGGTGGCCGAGATCGAGTTCGCCGATTTCCTCACCTGCGCCATGGACGGGCTGGTCAACCAGGCCGCCAAGATCCGATACATGTCCGGTGGACAATACGCCCTCCCCCTGGTGGTTCGCACCCCGGCCGGGGGAGGCATCGGCATGGCCGCCCAGCACTCCCAAAGCCTGGAACCACTGCTCACCGGCGTGCCGGGATTGATCGTCGTCGCCCCCGGAACCCCGGCGGACGCCAAGGGCTTGCTCAAGGCGGCGATCCGCAGCAACAACCCCGTGGTGTTCTTCGAGAACAAGCTCCTCTACGCCGAGGTGGGCCCGGTGCCGGAGGGGGAGTGGATCGTGCCCCTGGGGGTGGCCGAGGTCAAGCGGCCGGGACGCGACGTCACCGTGGTGAGCATCGGGGCCGTCCTCTCCCGCGTCCTGGAGGCCGCGGCGGAGCTGGCCCGGGAGGGGATCGAGGCGGAGATCGTGGATGTGCGCACGCTCGTCCCCCTGGATCTCCGGACGATCCTGGCCGCAGTGGCGCGGACGCGACGGCTGGTGGTGGTGGAGGACGCGCCCCTCACCCACGGCTTCGGGGCCGAGGTGATCGCCCGGGTCAGCGAGGCCGCCTGGGGCCTCCTGCGGGCGGCGCCGCGCCGGGTGGCCGGGCAGGACGTCCCCATCCCCTACAACCGGACCCTGGAACGCCTCGCCCTCCCCGATGCCCCGCGCATCGCCGAGGCCGTCCGGGAGGTCCTGCGCTGA